A window of the Emys orbicularis isolate rEmyOrb1 chromosome 1, rEmyOrb1.hap1, whole genome shotgun sequence genome harbors these coding sequences:
- the IL22 gene encoding interleukin-22 has translation MVSIQNWMRCSPAWIFFCFCCLPLLLLALPMPPKGAGVAPASHSCRLRKISFQESYIRNRTYTLAKLARLSDQDTDNRLIGQQLYINVQETNRCYVMKRVIEIIVNEVLLSAPRNHYPHIQEVAQFLAALSKELSGCKFSGHREHVEKNLEEMKDKMKQLGVSGKNKAIGELDLLFDYMENACTEAPKRIVTSKGGNKKKN, from the exons ATGGTGTCCATACAGAACTGGATGAGGTGCTCCCCGGCATGGATCTTTTTCTGCTTCTGCTGtcttcctctccttctcctggccCTCCCCATGCCTCCAAAAGGAGCAGGAGTTGCTCCTGCCAGTCACTCCTGCAGACTCAGAAAGATCAGCTTCCAGGAATCCTACATCAGGAATCGCACCTACACGTTGGCCAAACTG GCTAGGCTCTCGGACCAGGACACAGACAACAGGCTCATTGGACAGCAGCTGTACATTAATGTCCAG GAGACTAATCGCTGCTATGTGATGAAGAGGGTAATAGAGATCATAGTGAATGAAGTACTTCTCTCTGCACCCAGGAACCATTATCCACACATCCAGGAGGTGGCACAGTTCTTAGCAGCTCTGAGCAAAGAGCTAAGTGGCTGC aaattcTCAGGACACAGAGAACATGTCGAAAAGAACCTGGAAGAAATGAAAGACAAAATGAAACAG ttGGGAGTTAGTGGAAAGAACAAAGCAATTGGGGAGCTGGATTTGCTCTTTGATTACATGGAAAATGCATGCACTGAAGCACCGAAGAGAATTGTTACTAGTAAGGGAGGAAACAAGAAGAAAAACTGA